The Glycine soja cultivar W05 chromosome 9, ASM419377v2, whole genome shotgun sequence sequence TGGTGTTGGTGCCAATTGAGCTACAAGCTTGTTGGCATACtgctttattgttattgtagAATGTGTTTTTcgctttaaaaataatatagtttaaCAATATGTTCATTTGTGGTTGTTCTTCATACCGTGTCATTGTTGATGTTCAttccataaaaaatatgaacaatCAACAATCTGTTATGGTTGGTAACTGCTCCAATTATCTTTCCTTCTTTGTTACCTTTATAACTAGCAACTAGTGACCAGTAACTGTAAGCATAGTAGCATACTCCAGTACTCTCATCAACCaattggttcaggttcaatctTCTGATCAGTTTCATGAAACAGAAAAAATAGTTGGAATTGATAATTGGAGAATATTCCccctttaatttttgtttatgtcCACAGCCTTATTGTGCTGAGGTGGGTTgcattattgataaatatttaaatcaacAATGGTTTGTTTGTTATATTAAGTGATCATCACAGCAAATACATCTGTGTAAGAAACACATGGTGTTAGATCTGATAGTAAATAAGCTGAGTTACCGTACGTCTTTTTGGCAGGGGCAATTCCCTTAGGAATCCAGCTTCCAAAGCTTACGAACAGGTGTTTGCACCTCACCATGGTTGGGCAATCAGGAAGGCTGTTTCCGTGGGAATGTATGTCCTTCCTACAAAGGAACAGCTTCTGAAGAAACTTAATGAGGATGGTAAGTGCAGGATTAAGTTTGCTTGAACTTTTTATTGAACTTTAAGTCCTGAAAAAAGATTACTTGAAAGTCTAGTTGGTTCTAGAGCTTGAGCAGGGGTGGCAGACAGGGAGAGAGATGATATATGTGAAACCTATTTATGATGAATGTGGAATGGTTAATACTTTATCATTTTTTCCTTACTTTTCTAAGTTAGCAGTTGCATCTCTGGTTTAACCTTGAAGTTTGGGGCATAGTAATCTTAATCTGCTACCCATATTTGAATCTATGTCCTTAACAGCTCGTAGAAGCATAAAACACTAAAACCCACATGATATGAAATTCCTTGTCTGTGTGTCCTTTGCACACTGTTcaaatagagagagaaaatcaaatctattaTGTTTAATCATATTGTTTCTTGCTATTATTCTTTTTACCATTTTTCTCAAAGGTAAACCAAGACAGTGTAGAAGAATAGGAAAAGGGAAAGTTATTGTAagagattattttattcaaacttGTATCGTAAATTGAAGTTCATGTGATTATGATgttcatttttcttatcttttttatttgttgttggCATCTTTGCTTCAGAGGCGTCCGCAAAAGGCCACATGCAAAGTTATGTCACTGCTTCCGCGCCTCTAATCCAATACATTGACAAACTCTTTGTTTCTAGGGACTTGGGAATAGATTGGTGAACCTTGGATTGTGGAGTATTTCAGATTGTACAATATAATTTgctattattaaattatatgacATAATTAATGTATTTATGATTACTAAGTATTCATTTGTTTATATTGCAATAGATGTCAGTGCTAATTTACAGGCTATTGAGATGCTACGTGCAATGTGTTACTGAATGGTAATGATGGGTTAAGACTTAAGAGTAAGATTTTCTTGCAGTCTTTGGAGGATTACATATTACAGACCTGAAATACAATTTTGGGCGTCCATATCAATTTGGTGCATTCTATGCGGGAAGCCTTGACGGGTTCAATTGATAATATGAcgttttctttaattaaagtaaataaaaatattaagagtgCTATCAACATACTTTTTTAATACACTCCATTAtcagttataatttattaaaaattacaaaattaacaaaagacGCATTAAATGAGAAGTGAAATCACAAAAAtgtgattttaataaatttcaatcaatcttaCCGAGTGTctttaaaagaatataatagAGTTGTTAAATACTTCAggtttgtgttaaaaaaatggatttgttTCGAAATGGGCCTCTTTGGTGGTTGAAACTCAACATCTCAGACATCTATTCCTAAGGATAATAAGATTATGTTTATTCTTGATTAAGGTCAACAACTTATAGTATGACTATAAACCATTTGACAAGCCTACTTCAATGcacaatagaagaaaaaaagtactAATTGCAATTGCAATGATGAATGATGATGggataataatttcttttagaaaGTTCCAATGTTCCATCCTCCCCTTCTATCACTTTAATTGTGTCTTGTTAGAAAGTTACCcccttataaaaatttataggcTAAATAATAACTTTGTCTCTTAATGAATAATTCACTCATAAATATAtcattgaaagatgaaaatacaaattttaatacttgaaaatataaaaagtgacAAATATATTCGGCTATTAACTTTCATCTGttaccattaataaaatagcctaTGTGGCACGGATGAACACATTTGTCACTCAAATGATTATCAATGTGGTCATCTCTAATTGTCAGCATagggacatatttgtcataattttttttttacttttcgtctCCTCACTCCGCTGATAAATGCGTccctgaaagataaaaatgcaaaatttagtataaaaagtgcaataaatatattcagacattaataataattgtgactaattgttattattattattactattattattattatgtgtttgtaATTTACTGCTCCTATTTGTTTAGTacttatgtaatatattttttaaattaccttttaatatatgtatttttattattttgatttccttcTCAAACCTTAATATTTGttgtttaaaaaaactttatcttatatcttataattctatcaaaattttcacttttaacctttaaaattattcaatatcCCAATTCCAACTTAAGTACTcttatatttagattgaaaataatatgtcgagagttttgagtagaaaaaacacaaccagccacaaaattaaatttatttatttatttattttaaaaagaatttaaccaactattttttttgaaaaaaaaaagtctctcaaaatttaaactagataaagCTAAAGTggaattataagtttttttttcttaatcaataaaatgtatatatatacctcGAATATGAAAGAATCCCTTGGATAAATCTTAATTGTTTCCACTCGGGACAacacttattatacataatatgaatgaaatgaaaacatttattaacaaataaacaacccaaataaatgtaaataaaaaatataataatgttcAAACTAATATAGAGattaacttcaaaaaaaaaataatacaaagtttattctttgtttttggGACGTAAAGTTGTATCTCTCGCTGattaataaagattaataattaattgaagaaacaaaaaatttcaagaaataaaagactttcatttttttaaatggtaactcaatttttttatcataaaactaaagaaatttattttattttggaaaataaatagttatattgattaattaaaaaactaattaacaatttgatagatggataaatagataaataatcaaAGTATAAGAGTTCAAATCTTAAGCTGTATTTGACTgtttttttaatccatttttttctaatttctcttatatataattcattattaacatttatatatatttgtcatattttttatacttttgggactaacttttgtatttttatatttaatgtatgtATTTGTCAGTAAATTACATattaaaggataaaaatgactatttacccaaACTTATATTCACCTTAATTGATGTAATGagaataaacataaattaaaatcttaaactTATATTCACACCTTGTTCACAAACTTTTATAAGTTTCATTTCTTATACCACAAGGTGAAttcataatttcaaattttttattgtaatatttcTTTTACTAATAACAAAAGGTGTGCTAAAATATATGCtactaataataacaaaaagtgTGCTAAAATATAAGGTACAAACACTTTTCACATTATACCCAAAAATATATGCTAAAAAGCGTGCTAAAATATATGCTATTATATGACAGGATTCTTTGGACAttataataagaatttaatattCTAATGGTGTTTACGTCAAAAGAGTGAAAAGAAGACTAGTCTCATGATTTAAagtgtaaaatttaaaaggttTAAGTATCATATGGTGCTTATaattataagtaaattttttagttagattttttaatcaataaagtttatattttaaatttaaaataaaaaaattgtcattaatttttttttaattccattagttataaaattttaacgatacaaatcttttaaaaattaaaatataactttttagaattataaaatttacttattaattataaagattaaaagagataaatttataaattataaaaaataaataagtaattaaataaaatgtgtgATTTGAtcgtgtaaaaaaatatttactgacTCACTGCGTCTgtaaattaaacttaaactcTTATATTTACTAAAAGAGATTGATTTTTCTGTGTTTAattttaaccgataaaaaaataaattaaagtcttgtatatttaaacctaaagacaaaagaaagaaaaacccaAGTGTCTCCTACAAAAGCAGGAACAAGCAAGCGAGTCCATGTTTGCAAGTTGCGTTTCTTGATTCTTCCCCTACACTTCGAATGCATCATATTCATATTTCCCCTTCAAATCCCTAATCCGCTTCAAATCCACACTCCAATTCCAATGGAGGATTCCGAGGGAGTCCTCAGCTTCGATTTCGAGGGCGGCCTCGACGCCGCCCCCTCCTCCGCCGCCGCCGCCCCCTCCGGCCCCCTCATCCCGCACGACTCCTCCGCGGCCTCCTCCGCGGTGTCTAACGGAGGCCCCGCCGCTCCCGCCCCGTCCGCGGTGGACCCCGTGGGCGGCGGCAACGTCCCCGGGCGGCGGAGCTTCCGGCAGACGGTGTGCCGGCACTGGCTGCGCAGCCTGTGCATGAAGGGTGACGCGTGCGGGTTCCTGCATCAGTACGACAAGGCAAGGATGCCGGTGTGCCGCTTCTTCAGGCTCTACGGAGAATGCCGGGAACAGGATTGCGTCTATAAACACACCAATGAAGACATCAAGGAGTGTAACATGTAAGTGTAtctgtctatatatatgtgtgtgttcgTTCTTATTTAGGTTGTGATAATTGATACTCAAGTTTTTTcggtttttgaattttgattgtgTGTGATTGAATACTGTGTGTTTGAGTTGTTTCTTGTTTGGTGGTGAGTTTTGGTGTAAATGGTTTTTTACTCTTAAGTTGTTTGGTTTAAAAACTTCTTTTGTGTGTACTATACactaggaaagtttgattagcTGAGTTGAGTTGAATGATATGTTGATATATGTTTTTAGACTGATTTGATGGAGTATTGGAAAGTGGTGAATGTGCTAAGAGATAAAATGTTATGTACTTTTGTTCTTCTTTCTTTGATTGAACATTTTAACTTTTAGTTTGTACTTCAATTATGCATTGCATTCTAACTGCTGGACCGTTTGGCATGATGACTTTGGCTTGTCTTCTGAGCGGTGGGTTGACTGGCCCATAATTGTTGAAGGGGCTTTGTGATTTCGTTTCAGGGGCTGTGAGGGAAGAAAGATGGGTGAGATTCCGTGGAGTTGTGTAAGTGTTTGTGATAATTTGGACTTTGGTGTATTTCACTGGAGGGAAATGAGTTTTTTCAAAGAAGTTTCCACCTTATTTGTTATGCATTACTAATTACTTCTTGGCATCATTGTGATGTTCTGATAAGTTTTACATGGAaggatttatttgtttgttgtgCTTGGATTATGTGGGCAGTCCTCTCTATTTTGGCTTTCAGTGTTGTCTGGGAGGATTTGCTATTCTTTGGTTGTTTCATTTGTGTTATTAACCCCCCTCTTTTATcaaagaaaatgttttaattctgattatTTCTATTGTGTCTGACTTTAACTTATTTACTCATGATAAGATTGTCAAATTGtatgcttattttttaaaacttttgcaTCTGCAGGTACAAGTTGGGGTTTTGTCCTAATGGGCCTGATTGTCGATATAGGCATGCAAAATCTCCTGGACCTCCACCTCCTGTTGAGGAGGTCCTTCAAAAGATCCAACATTTATATTCCTACAATTATAACTCATCCAACAAGTTTTTCCAACAAAGAGGTGCTAGTTATAATCAACAAGCTGAAAAACCCCTGCTTCCTCAAGGAAATAATTCTACAAACCAAGGGGTGACTGGAAACCCATTACCAGCAGAGTTAGGAAATGCCCAGCCACAGCAACAAGTTCAGCAGTCTCAGCAGCAGGTCAACCAGAGCCAAATGCAAAATGTTGCTAATGGCCAGCCTAATCAAGCAAATAGAACTGCAACCCCTTTACCTCAAGGAATATCTAGGTGTGTTCAGGGTCCTGTGTTTTTCAATTGAGCTATGTAAAATCTGTTAAGTATGCTTACAGTTACATAAATACTATAAGCAAGGTACATATTTATGTATCTTTTGTTTGGGACATTATACCATTATTTGCCTTATGTTGCTAGTTTCTTTCAGTATTACTGCTACTTGGCAGTTAACACATGCATTTCATGCTGTACAATGTTGGCTGGTTACACACATGTTTtagtttatttctttcattttctattttcttttaccaCTAATTGACTTTGAACCATTTAAACTTAATTGGATGAATGTGCCCTAGTATTcctatctttctttcttttttgcaccTTTCTCTTTGGTTCTATGTTGAGAAGAGAAAGCAAGAGACATGACTGAATCCATGCATGTGATGAGAGGGCCGAAGGAGACAAATAAGTTGGGATTAAAGGTGAGTTAGAAGTGTTTCCAATAGTGGTGCCACCAAAGGAGGGCGGAGCTGATGGTAATACACCTGTAATGGAGGTGGATTCTCTTGCAGGTTAGGTGGCCCAATAAACATATCTGGTGGGGTATAGGCAATGTTGTCAAACTTGAGATTGGAAGGAGGGGCGGGGGGCGTAAAAAGATCACAACTCTCTAGGATTGTAACTTAGATCGTAAGATCCTctctaaaatgaaaaattatatttatatacatatacacacataaaaagtaacaaataaaaaaataactcaacTTGTAATATAAGTCCTAAAGATTAAGAGCACAACATAGAAAATAGGCCCAAATAGAAGAAGAGCCAATAGGacaacacacaccaaacacctGCCACACCCCAGCCAACACCCACCACACACTAAAGTCCAAATAGCTCCAAGCACCTCAAtgtgaaacaaaataaagtCCAAGTCTGTTGGTGTGAGCATGGACAGCAACTAATGACGGCATCAGTGGTGACCAATGGCAATGGTAGTGTCGAGGGCAAACAATAGAGAGGATGGATTTGTCACAGCGGAGGCCGGAGAGGAAAGCACAAGTGTTTATTTCGCGATTTCATCGAACTTGatgtgtgtttttttctttttcaagctAGGTTGTGTGAGTATATTATTCAACTGATGTATTCAATTAGGTAGTTAGTCTTATCCCGTAATAAGGACAACTAAGCATTAGCTGTCACAACTGTCCCTAAGGCAGTTAGCTTTAAATATCTGTAACCACTCTCTTTAGAGAGTTGACTGAATGAATGAAATTAGATATTTCTCAGATTGGTGCAATGGCGTGTTGATATGGCGGAATTTCAGCCTTCCGCCATGTTCCACCATTGATAACACTGGGTCTACATTAACTAGACAAGAGAAGCCGTCCACTTTGCCAGACTCAAAACTCATCGtcaatcaaacaatttttcGTGTAAACTTGCGATCCACAAACGATCTGCACAAGGAACGATCCCTCATGTGAGTTAGCATGACAAACCTCCAAAACTCGTAGTATTGTATGAGTTAGTGAGTTTACTCACGATTTTTACAACATTGTGTATAGGTTACTGAAACAAGAGAAGGAGGAAGGAAGACAGAAATATACTCAGACTCCAAGGTGCAACCAAGAAAAGGAATAGACTCAAGTAAGGTAGCTTTCGTTGAGACTAGGTGACAACCAAGTGAAGGAGAATAACATTTATAACCCTTTTGAGACTAAGTAACCAAGGAAGACATACTTGTGAGAACGAATAGAAAGTTTACCAGGACTAGGACTAAAATTATGGACAAAACATGTTCACCCAAAGACACGAGGAGGTAAAGGGATTGTACAGGGAAACAAACAGGTTTAGGTTTGGGTTTGGGCTTAATATACACTATTTTGGCTATATTACTAGTGAATGCGGGATCTCCAACATCTCTGCTCATGTCAAGGACTGGACATTCAAAACTCAGACTGGTTTCAGCAAAGTTTGGGATAGGTTGCTTTTTCTACCGTTGATTTTGTGTTTGCAGAGAAATTTTCTGTTCTAAGGAGCTTAACTTCATTCATTTTAGTTTAATACTGtccagatttttagttgtgACAACTTGAAGGTGAGaaggaagttttttttatatataaaaaggaaaatttgtCAGAGCTCTCTGTTTTTTTACTTGTTATTGAGTCGTGTCTATTTCTGA is a genomic window containing:
- the LOC114367793 gene encoding 30-kDa cleavage and polyadenylation specificity factor 30-like isoform X2, encoding MEDSEGVLSFDFEGGLDAAPSSAAAAPSGPLIPHDSSAASSAVSNGGPAAPAPSAVDPVGGGNVPGRRSFRQTVCRHWLRSLCMKGDACGFLHQYDKARMPVCRFFRLYGECREQDCVYKHTNEDIKECNMYKLGFCPNGPDCRYRHAKSPGPPPPVEEVLQKIQHLYSYNYNSSNKFFQQRGASYNQQAEKPLLPQGNNSTNQGVTGNPLPAELGNAQPQQQVQQSQQQVNQSQMQNVANGQPNQANRTATPLPQGISRYFIVKSCNRENLELSVQQGVWATQRSNESKLNEAFDSVENVILIFSVNRTRHFQGCAKMTSKIGGSVAGGNWKYAHGTAHYGRNFSVKWLKLCELSFHKTRHLRNPYNENLPVKLSVSNINQLPNDETQCLFLATLDAC